A window of the Microbulbifer aggregans genome harbors these coding sequences:
- a CDS encoding UDP-2,3-diacylglucosamine diphosphatase gives MSNRYRALWISDVHLGSKDSEPQRLADFLDQNRADTVYLVGDIFDMKAMAQGKGSWCHNSSMLMGMLAELSSQTPEVIYVPGNHDAPMRSWAGKRLGNIRVERDCVHESADGRRYWVTHGDQFEHQISINPISYHLGDQSYYLLLRMNRWINYWRGRFDLPWWSLANHVKNRVNAARRMMEKFEDVAIRETARKGVDGVICGHIHRASIREADSGGSNITYANCGDWVDSMTAVVEQQSGKLDLLNWHRSPKISRIMTEAVAA, from the coding sequence ATGAGCAACCGCTACCGCGCACTGTGGATCTCCGACGTGCATCTGGGCAGCAAGGATAGCGAGCCGCAACGGCTGGCTGATTTCCTCGACCAGAATCGCGCCGATACCGTGTATCTGGTCGGTGATATCTTCGACATGAAGGCCATGGCCCAGGGCAAGGGCAGCTGGTGCCACAACTCCTCCATGCTGATGGGCATGCTGGCGGAGCTCAGCAGCCAGACACCGGAAGTCATTTACGTGCCCGGCAACCACGATGCTCCCATGCGCAGCTGGGCCGGCAAGCGGCTGGGCAATATCCGTGTGGAGCGGGACTGTGTGCACGAAAGCGCGGACGGCAGGCGCTACTGGGTTACCCACGGCGACCAGTTTGAGCACCAGATTTCCATCAACCCCATCAGTTATCACCTCGGTGACCAGAGCTACTACCTGCTGCTGCGTATGAACCGCTGGATCAATTACTGGCGCGGCCGCTTCGACCTGCCCTGGTGGTCACTGGCCAATCACGTGAAAAATCGCGTCAATGCTGCACGCCGCATGATGGAGAAGTTCGAGGATGTGGCCATTCGCGAGACAGCCAGAAAAGGGGTCGACGGCGTAATCTGTGGTCACATTCATCGTGCCTCGATTCGTGAAGCCGATAGTGGAGGCAGCAATATCACCTACGCCAACTGTGGCGACTGGGTGGACTCCATGACCGCAGTGGTAGAGCAGCAGAGCGGAAAACTGGACCTGCTGAACTGGCACCGCTCACCGAAAATTTCCCGGATCATGACGGAGGCCGTGGCAGCATGA
- a CDS encoding CPBP family intramembrane glutamic endopeptidase, whose amino-acid sequence MLIAHKTMRILELVVLFGAIPIALYFYRSESAPYIITLLLCALAWCFTLLLLDPRFKRFRLWNLDKFRQHLPQVLRTFALGALIITAASWILAPEYFFALPLEHTGLWLGLLVLYPLLSAWPQELIFRTFLFHRYKSLVHSKQSRALISATSFACAHLVFANWIAVVGSFFAGLLFARTYIRSRSTLLVAVEHSLWGCWLFTAGLGVHFDSSMIGST is encoded by the coding sequence ATGCTGATTGCCCACAAGACCATGCGGATTCTGGAGCTGGTTGTACTATTCGGCGCCATCCCTATCGCCCTGTACTTTTACCGCTCGGAATCGGCCCCGTACATCATCACCCTGCTGCTGTGTGCACTCGCCTGGTGTTTCACGCTGCTGCTGCTAGACCCGCGTTTCAAGCGGTTTCGCCTGTGGAACCTGGACAAGTTCCGCCAGCACCTGCCCCAGGTTCTGCGCACGTTTGCCCTCGGCGCCCTGATCATCACCGCTGCCAGCTGGATCCTGGCCCCTGAGTATTTCTTCGCCCTGCCGCTGGAACACACCGGGCTCTGGCTGGGTCTGCTGGTGCTTTATCCACTGCTGTCAGCCTGGCCGCAAGAACTGATCTTTCGCACCTTTCTGTTTCACCGCTACAAGAGCCTGGTGCACAGCAAGCAGAGCCGGGCCCTGATCAGTGCCACCAGTTTTGCCTGTGCTCACCTGGTATTTGCCAACTGGATCGCCGTGGTGGGCTCGTTCTTTGCCGGCCTGCTGTTTGCGCGCACCTATATCCGCTCCCGCTCGACCCTGCTGGTAGCGGTAGAACACAGCCTCTGGGGATGCTGGCTGTTCACCGCGGGACTTGGAGTACATTTCGACAGCAGTATGATCGGCAGCACATAG
- a CDS encoding DUF1820 family protein — protein sequence MANPIYKVIFHNQNQVYELYARAIYQSEMYGFIEVEEFVFGEKSQLVVDPSEEKLKTEFASVTRSYIPMHSIVRIDEVEKEGTGKIVEVKGDKVTQFPFPAPMRPPVDTD from the coding sequence ATGGCGAACCCGATTTACAAAGTCATCTTCCACAACCAAAACCAGGTTTACGAACTTTACGCCCGGGCCATCTATCAGAGCGAGATGTATGGCTTTATCGAGGTGGAGGAGTTCGTGTTCGGCGAGAAATCCCAGCTGGTGGTGGACCCCAGCGAGGAGAAGCTGAAGACCGAATTTGCCTCGGTTACCCGCTCCTATATCCCCATGCACAGCATCGTGCGCATCGATGAGGTGGAGAAAGAGGGCACCGGCAAGATCGTCGAGGTCAAGGGTGACAAGGTTACCCAGTTCCCTTTCCCTGCACCGATGCGTCCGCCCGTCGATACCGATTGA